A stretch of the Triplophysa dalaica isolate WHDGS20190420 chromosome 19, ASM1584641v1, whole genome shotgun sequence genome encodes the following:
- the LOC130407637 gene encoding uncharacterized protein LOC130407637 yields MASIPIVVTCTSCHMFSLAFSVSGEGFTCDKCREVVRLTEKILELESRIQSIFEDSKSVRTVENTSDASNVSAHSSVPVENPLQLGNFVTVRRHSRRTKHHSTVPIKVSNRFASLSDAPTEKPAESALVIGDSIVRNVNIETPATIVKCLPGARAPDIKSNLNVLAKANRKYSKIVIHVGTNDVRLRQSEITKDNIKEVCELAKTMSDTVIFSGPLTAYRGDEIYSRLSSLNGWLSEWCLQNNIDFINNWKSFEGRPDLLKRDGLHPSWDGVSLLSRNLGHSLNNAKI; encoded by the coding sequence atggcttctattcctattgttgttacttgcacctcatgtcatatgtttagtttagccttctctgtcagcggcgagggttttacatgtgataaatgcagggaagtagttaggctgacggagaagatcttagaattagagtctcgcatccaatctatatttgaggatagtaagagtgttaggactgtagaaaacacttcggatgcgagcaatgttagcgcacacagctcggttccggttgaaaatcccctgcagctgggaaactttgtgacggtgagacggcatagtcgcaggacaaaacatcactcaaccgttccgattaaagtctcgaacaggtttgcctcgctcagtgacgcaccgactgagaaacctgctgaaagtgccctagtgatcggtgattctattgtccggaacgttaacatagagacaccagccaccatagtcaaatgtttaccgggagccagagcgcctgatatcaagtcaaatttaaatgtgctggctaaggctaatcgtaaatacagtaagattgttattcatgtcggcacaaatgacgttagactccgtcaatcggagatcactaaagataatattaaagaggtgtgtgagctcgcaaaaacgatgtcagacactgtaatattctctggcccccttactgcttaccgtggtgatgagatttatagcagattatcatcactaaatggctggctgtctgagtggtgcctgcagaataacatagattttataaataactggaagagttttgagggcagacctgacctgttgaaacgagatggtctccatccctcctgggatggggtttccctcctctctagaaatttgggacacagtcttaataatgctaaaatcTGA